Within Chrysemys picta bellii isolate R12L10 unplaced genomic scaffold, ASM1138683v2 scaf3536, whole genome shotgun sequence, the genomic segment GGGAATGGCAGTGAAGGAAGGTGGAGGGGGAAGTGCTGGCTAAGCTGGGCCCTTGTTGACTGAGGCGCTGAGCAGCCTGGCCTGGGCAGAGACCTCTGTGGTGCTGGCTGTGTTGGGCAcccggtggggaggggaggggagcctggCTCTGCAGTGAGCGCTGCCCCTGGCTTCTTTCCTGCACAGGCCTCCAGAAGGGCCCCCGCTCAGACTTCGACATGGCCTACGAGCGCGGCAGGATCTCGGTGTCGCTGCAGGAGGAGAGCACCGGCACCATGGCCTCCTTCTCCCGGGTAGGTCCCCTGCACGCACCTCTCTGACTGCCCGCTGTGCGGTGCGGCCGGCCTGTGCTCCGTCACACTCCCTTGTCCAGGACAGCACAGAGCTGGCCgtcaggcagcaggtgggcaaTTCTGTGGCTAGCAAAAACAGCCTGGGCGTGCCCGCATAGAAGCATGGGGGTTTGGCAGCCGGGCACAGAGTAGGAGTGGCGGGAGGGGGGCTGAAGCGGGGTTGGCAGCTGGCAAAGGCCCAGGCAGAACTGAGTCACTGCAAGGGATGGGGAGGTGCCGtctgggcagtggcagggggcagagccagaggcTGTGGCAGGGCGACCCTGCCACGCTCTGAGTGTCCACCCCagtctcaaaaagaagaacaggagtacttgtggcactttagagactaacaaatttattagagcataagctttcgtggactacagcccacttcttcggatgcatatagaatggaacatatattgaggagatatatatacacacacatacagagagcataaacaggtgggagttgtcttaccaactctgagaggcaattaagtaagtgaaaaaaaacttttgaagtgataatcaagctagcccagtacagacagtttgataagaagtgtgagaatacttacaaggggagatagattcaaacCAGTCTCTGCAGTCTGTCTCCCAGGAGCCCAAGGAGTGCAGGTCAGTGATGGTGGAGGAGCAGCCACCCGGTACTTATCACTTCAACTACTGCGAGGACGACTCAGCAGGCGGGGCCTGCCCCTTTGGGCCTTACCAGGGCCGCCAGACTAGCGCCATCTTCGAGGCTGCCAAGCGGGAGCTGGTGAAGCTCATGAAGATCGAGGTGaaggggcagtgaggggcacagccacaggggggcagggcagggtggattCCAAGGGTCtggtgagggcagggcagggtgattccctgggctgtgcctgggggattgggggatgagggggaggggccgggggagtccccgggctgtgcctgggggatgtgggggaagggccgggggagtccccgggctgtgcctgggggatgaggggggaggggccgggtcagtccccgggctgtgcctgggggatgtgggggaagggccgggggagtccccgggctgtgcctgggggatgaggggggaggggccgggtcagtccccgggctgtgcctgggggatgtgggggaggggccgggggagtccctgggctgtgcctgggggatgaggggggaggggccgggtcagtccccgggctgtgcctgggggatgtgggggaaggtccgggggagtccccgggctgtgcctgggggatgacgggggaggggccgggggagtccccgggctgtgcctgggggatgaggggggaggggccgggggagtccccgggctgtgcctgggagcTCCAGCTGCCCTTAGGGAGTCTGGGGATATTCTGGCTCTGGAGGCCGTGCCTGGGGGACTCCTCATGCCGTCGTTCTCCCTCCTCCAGAGCCATAGGTCAGCCAGGCTGTGGCCAGTCCTGCTCTGGGCTGCACAGCCGCTGCCTCCCAACTTGGCCCTGGGCAGCTCCTGTGCACGGGCTCCGCGGaagagctgggctcagggctgggatgttTGGCTCCTGGATTCTCGGCCCttgagggaggaggggtggccCAGGGTGGGATGGACAGCTGGGAtcccgggtggggagggctgagctgccctgtctgtgctgggaggggctgtcCAATCCATCAGCTAGCACAGGGGAGGGAAGGACTGGAGGGGAGCCCCCAGCACGGAgggcagctctgtgcagctcccaggtggtgcagcagggctcagcactgctagggccctgcctgcaagcccctccgcccccatcGCTGGGTGCTCTGCCTGGTCCCTCACTGCTGCTCTCTCCACAGGACCCGTCACTTCTCAACAACCGGGTGCTGCTGCACCACGCCAAGGCTGGGACAGTCATCGCCCGCCAGGGGGACCAGGTAGGTGCCATGGGGTGCCAGTGCCCAGCAGCCACGGGGTGACACTGGTAGCAGGTGCTCTGAGCTGGTGCTGCTGTTGTCTCTTGGCAGCTGgggcctggtccccactgccctgcagcagccccagtgtggaGTGGGCAGGACATGctgcctgctggggtgggggcacctCACCCACTCTGCACCGGTGCTGATGGCTGCATGAggagcagggcagtggggctgccaAGCtccctggagtggctcacgaacGTGTGTGCCAACGTCAGGGCAGACTgtacaaaccagggcacaaaccccaaacaggCTCTGTGCTCTGTAAAGATTTCACCAAGTAACAAgcgtgaactcctaaagcaccataacagccttaccatggagtcacaggcagtcccctggggcacctgggtct encodes:
- the LOC135980476 gene encoding patatin-like phospholipase domain-containing protein 6, which translates into the protein LRLFPQPSHASRTSPVRHSKRVISVSSIDDHKESSGRQPDASTKDLADQLKLGSLEPSAVPLLSCCISMPVDISGLQKGPRSDFDMAYERGRISVSLQEESTGTMASFSRSVSQEPKECRSVMVEEQPPGTYHFNYCEDDSAGGACPFGPYQGRQTSAIFEAAKRELVKLMKIEDPSLLNNRVLLHHAKAGTVIARQGDQVGAMGCQCPAATG